In the genome of Mycobacterium kansasii ATCC 12478, one region contains:
- a CDS encoding sensor domain-containing protein, with protein MATIAIGLLVTVIVYEPHRTGTKTVSPSALSDVLLSSQEAANLVGAQTLSGEPVQDKLAATAIVDEDCAGVVGAAEQKAYEQSSWTGVRSQALSDATAKGWRLTQAVVSFSDAQGARAFVTDAAASWKKCANREINTRNVKKDDPRNLFWTTGPASQADGILAMTMIQEAQGWNCQRALSARNNVVIDLELCGRNVPGSVVPQFVTAVDNKVDAQS; from the coding sequence ATGGCAACGATAGCGATTGGCCTGCTGGTCACGGTGATCGTGTACGAGCCGCACCGCACCGGCACCAAGACTGTCTCCCCGTCTGCGCTATCAGATGTGCTACTGAGCTCGCAGGAAGCCGCGAACCTGGTGGGTGCCCAGACCCTGTCGGGAGAGCCGGTCCAAGACAAACTGGCTGCCACGGCAATCGTCGACGAAGATTGCGCCGGCGTGGTAGGGGCTGCCGAGCAGAAGGCGTACGAGCAGAGCAGCTGGACTGGGGTTCGTTCGCAAGCACTGAGCGACGCGACAGCAAAAGGATGGCGACTCACTCAAGCCGTCGTGTCCTTCTCGGACGCTCAAGGCGCTCGAGCCTTTGTGACAGACGCGGCAGCCAGCTGGAAAAAGTGCGCCAATCGCGAGATCAACACCCGCAACGTTAAGAAAGACGATCCACGCAACCTCTTTTGGACAACCGGGCCTGCCTCACAGGCCGACGGTATTCTCGCAATGACCATGATCCAGGAGGCTCAGGGTTGGAACTGCCAGCGCGCCCTCAGCGCACGCAACAATGTCGTCATAGACCTTGAACTCTGCGGAAGAAACGTGCCGGGATCTGTAGTACCCCAATTTGTCACCGCGGTTGACAACAAGGTTGACGCCCAGTCGTAA
- a CDS encoding DUF732 domain-containing protein: MFTRRFAGPMAGAALTAATLGLAALGSAGAASANSVDDAFLAQLKADGITPPTAARAISEAHAVCTALDEGHSAKEVINAVAESTGLSAKGAKTFAIDAASAYCPQYVTSD; encoded by the coding sequence ATGTTCACTCGCCGTTTCGCCGGCCCCATGGCCGGCGCCGCCCTGACTGCCGCCACCCTCGGCCTAGCGGCACTCGGCTCCGCCGGCGCCGCCAGCGCCAACTCCGTCGATGACGCGTTCCTCGCGCAGCTGAAAGCGGACGGGATCACCCCGCCGACCGCGGCGCGCGCGATCAGCGAAGCGCACGCAGTCTGCACTGCCCTCGACGAAGGCCACTCGGCCAAGGAGGTCATCAACGCGGTAGCCGAGTCGACCGGTCTGAGCGCCAAGGGCGCCAAGACGTTCGCTATCGACGCCGCATCGGCCTACTGCCCGCAGTACGTGACCTCGGACTAA
- a CDS encoding DUF2254 domain-containing protein, with translation MTASSVLSRRSVIRDYLQGAVWVLPTLGVILGLGAGAILSLIPVKSGSLIDKVMFQGTAGDARGVLIVVSATMITTIGIVFSLTVLSLQIASSQFSVRLLRTFLRDVPNQVVLAVFACTFAYSTGGLHTVGEHVGGAAFVPKVAVSGSLALAFVSLGALIYFLHHLMHSIQIDTIMEKVRLRTLRLIDEMYPDPDSPDRRVETPPNPPQDAVPLLAPQSGYLQTVDIEDIAELAAVDKHAVLLVTFVGDYVTAGGLLGWCWRGGAAPRPPVSDFPQNCLRHVHIGFERTLHQDVRFGLRQLVDIALRALSPAINDPYTAIQVVHHLSAVESVLAARALPDDVRRDGAGELLVWLPYPGFAAYLQVGCGQVRRYGMHEPLVLAALLQLLSAVAQNCVDPSRRAAVRTQIALVARAAQRELADEADRALVVSAAARATEVVENPGTLAPSSSAFGQVAAAQAAASTITAAEDPDIR, from the coding sequence GTGACCGCAAGCAGCGTCCTCAGCCGACGCAGCGTCATCCGGGATTACCTGCAGGGCGCGGTCTGGGTGCTGCCGACCCTCGGCGTCATACTCGGTCTCGGGGCCGGGGCTATCCTGTCGCTGATCCCCGTCAAATCCGGCTCGCTGATCGACAAGGTGATGTTTCAGGGCACCGCCGGCGACGCCCGCGGGGTGCTGATCGTGGTGTCCGCCACCATGATCACCACGATCGGCATCGTCTTCTCGCTGACGGTGTTGTCCCTGCAGATCGCCTCGAGCCAATTTTCCGTCCGGTTGTTGCGAACCTTCCTGCGCGATGTGCCCAACCAGGTGGTGCTGGCGGTCTTCGCCTGCACCTTCGCCTATAGCACCGGCGGGCTACACACGGTCGGGGAGCATGTCGGCGGAGCCGCGTTTGTTCCCAAGGTCGCGGTCAGCGGATCGCTCGCGCTGGCGTTCGTCAGCCTCGGCGCGCTGATCTACTTCCTGCACCACCTCATGCACTCGATCCAGATCGACACCATCATGGAGAAGGTACGGCTGCGCACACTTCGCCTGATCGACGAGATGTACCCCGACCCGGATTCGCCGGATCGGCGCGTGGAAACCCCACCCAACCCGCCGCAAGATGCGGTGCCGCTGTTGGCCCCGCAATCGGGCTATCTGCAAACCGTCGACATCGAAGACATCGCTGAATTAGCGGCGGTCGACAAGCATGCCGTGCTGCTCGTCACTTTCGTCGGCGACTACGTCACCGCCGGTGGCTTGCTCGGCTGGTGCTGGCGCGGCGGCGCGGCGCCGCGTCCCCCGGTATCAGACTTCCCCCAAAACTGTTTGCGTCATGTGCACATCGGGTTCGAGCGCACCCTGCACCAAGATGTCCGCTTCGGACTGCGCCAGCTGGTCGATATCGCGCTGCGGGCATTGTCGCCGGCGATAAACGACCCGTACACGGCGATCCAAGTGGTGCACCATCTTTCGGCCGTCGAGTCGGTGCTGGCCGCCCGGGCCCTTCCGGACGACGTACGCCGCGACGGGGCCGGGGAACTCCTCGTCTGGCTTCCCTACCCTGGCTTTGCTGCCTACCTTCAGGTCGGATGTGGGCAGGTTCGTCGCTACGGGATGCACGAACCGCTGGTGCTTGCGGCGCTGCTGCAGCTGTTGAGCGCCGTCGCCCAGAACTGTGTCGACCCCTCACGCCGAGCGGCGGTGCGGACCCAGATCGCCCTTGTTGCCCGGGCTGCGCAGCGCGAGTTGGCGGACGAGGCGGATCGGGCCCTGGTTGTCAGTGCCGCAGCACGAGCGACCGAGGTCGTGGAGAATCCCGGTACTTTGGCGCCCTCGTCGTCCGCGTTCGGCCAGGTGGCTGCGGCGCAGGCGGCGGCCTCGACAATTACGGCCGCCGAAGACCCGGACATTCGGTGA
- a CDS encoding NUDIX domain-containing protein, with amino-acid sequence MVLREDDIRRPDGSPGIYGVVDKPTYALVMPYDGRRFRLVEQFRYPVGARRWEFPQGTAPDLADLEPAELAARELREETGLCAASLELLGRLDTAPGMTSQRGWVYLATDITEGDSDPEHEEQDMCSAWFPRGDVEQMIRSGVIVDSQSIAAYGLFLVLGR; translated from the coding sequence ATGGTGCTCCGCGAAGACGACATCCGCCGCCCCGATGGCAGCCCCGGGATTTACGGCGTGGTCGACAAGCCGACCTACGCGCTCGTGATGCCGTATGACGGGCGACGATTCCGGCTGGTCGAGCAATTCCGGTATCCCGTCGGGGCCCGACGCTGGGAGTTCCCGCAGGGCACTGCGCCCGATTTGGCCGATCTGGAGCCCGCCGAGCTGGCCGCGCGTGAGCTGCGCGAGGAGACCGGATTGTGCGCGGCGTCGCTTGAGTTGCTGGGCCGGCTCGACACCGCTCCGGGAATGACGAGCCAGCGTGGGTGGGTGTATCTGGCCACCGACATCACCGAGGGGGATTCCGATCCTGAGCACGAGGAGCAGGACATGTGCAGCGCCTGGTTTCCGCGTGGCGATGTCGAGCAGATGATCCGCTCTGGAGTGATCGTCGACTCGCAGTCGATCGCCGCGTATGGGTTGTTCCTCGTACTCGGCCGATGA
- a CDS encoding DUF2971 domain-containing protein, with translation MSDDAAAGGSAEQVTDWPVRESDGSVYHYTDIKGLKGILDSGQIWGTHVAYLNDSQEFSYGVEAICAMIARYGEHVKASTQTEPELRSSAILGVCKNVLRAQELIADDFGPFVACFSMFGDDLSQWRGYANGGYAIEFDSRILKDSVKQTTLPTELPISESTPVPELHPVEYLPERQSARVARLVDDHIDELINAVGDDPGTGIHPAQQRLVRRIIPLAASMKHKKFFGEAEQRLISHTSETFYSTSRIGLIPRVRFEFDRSAVKGVLVGPSEHCDAKTLSLCRYLRRWYPKAEVIRSNVPYRDI, from the coding sequence GTGTCCGATGACGCAGCTGCGGGCGGCTCAGCAGAACAAGTAACCGATTGGCCGGTGCGTGAAAGCGACGGCAGCGTTTACCACTACACAGACATCAAGGGCCTCAAGGGAATTCTCGACTCCGGACAAATCTGGGGAACTCATGTCGCGTACCTGAACGACTCCCAGGAGTTCTCCTACGGCGTGGAAGCCATATGCGCGATGATTGCGCGGTACGGGGAGCACGTTAAAGCGTCCACACAGACGGAACCTGAATTGCGATCGTCTGCGATCCTGGGCGTCTGTAAGAACGTGCTGCGCGCCCAAGAGCTGATCGCCGACGATTTCGGACCGTTTGTGGCCTGCTTTTCGATGTTCGGAGACGACCTGTCCCAGTGGCGCGGCTACGCCAACGGCGGCTACGCGATCGAGTTCGACAGCCGAATACTGAAAGATTCCGTCAAGCAGACGACCCTGCCCACCGAACTTCCGATCAGTGAATCCACCCCGGTGCCCGAGTTGCATCCGGTGGAATATCTACCGGAGCGGCAGTCGGCGCGGGTGGCCCGGCTGGTCGACGACCATATCGACGAGCTGATCAACGCCGTGGGCGACGACCCGGGCACCGGCATTCATCCGGCTCAGCAGCGCCTGGTCCGGCGAATAATTCCGTTAGCGGCTTCGATGAAGCACAAGAAGTTCTTCGGCGAAGCAGAACAGCGGCTGATATCCCATACGTCAGAGACGTTCTATTCCACGTCCCGCATCGGCTTGATCCCGCGGGTGCGGTTTGAATTCGACCGAAGCGCGGTCAAAGGCGTGCTCGTGGGGCCCAGCGAACACTGCGACGCCAAAACCCTGTCACTGTGCCGCTACCTGCGGCGTTGGTACCCAAAAGCCGAGGTGATTCGGTCAAACGTGCCATATCGGGATATTTGA
- a CDS encoding SRPBCC family protein — MPTARRGQESIDISAPPDLVYDLVADVTRMGDWSPECYRCEWLDGVSTAAPGARFRGYNRLGLMRWERTAVVGTAERGREFSFTTVNDGAGREETRWRYTMEPTPSGGTLLTESFEFLWCSMVNRLAEAAIPRGRQMDRGIQETLRRIKKAAETAA, encoded by the coding sequence ATGCCCACTGCCCGGCGCGGTCAGGAAAGTATCGATATTTCCGCACCTCCCGATCTGGTGTACGACCTCGTTGCCGACGTCACCCGGATGGGGGACTGGAGCCCGGAGTGCTATCGGTGCGAGTGGCTCGACGGGGTTTCCACGGCGGCCCCGGGTGCGCGGTTCCGCGGGTACAACCGGCTCGGTCTGATGCGCTGGGAAAGGACCGCGGTGGTGGGCACGGCCGAGCGGGGCCGCGAATTCAGCTTTACCACCGTCAACGACGGTGCCGGCCGTGAAGAAACACGCTGGCGATACACCATGGAGCCGACGCCGTCGGGCGGAACACTGCTCACCGAATCTTTCGAGTTTCTCTGGTGTTCGATGGTCAACAGGTTGGCCGAAGCGGCTATTCCGCGGGGGCGACAAATGGACCGCGGCATTCAGGAAACACTGCGACGCATCAAGAAAGCGGCCGAAACGGCGGCGTGA
- a CDS encoding NAD-binding protein, which produces MRARRHIIVSGDDALANTIVEELNSAGVHIVKLAADKLKDAELSQAIAVICAGDDDARNLEIALLARKADPHVRVVARLANDVLREAMTAANEPGAILDVADLAAPSVVEACLARTAHPFEVAGMKFVVWRSEAPREATLREIYGDLAPVAVVRGKDSSNPGELVACPGRDLRVHAGDQTAMIGTADELAVRGIKVPRPTATRFRLLWLRQLSDAVRTFRNDVNPMFYRALAAMAVLLVGSTILLRFAYLRPPGMTWLDALYFSTETIATVGYGDFSFAHQPTWLRVFSISLMFAGVTLTAILVAFLADLLLSRRFTRSAGRMRVRHLRNHVIVVGLGSFGIRVVRDLTAAGYDVAVIELDENSRYLSSAAELEVPVIFGDATLPQTLESACVAHARAVAVLTQDDMVNVEAGIVLREMLGGLKAKGRSVPLVLRVYDRTLGTAVAQRFGFESVRSTVELAAPWFIGAAMGLQVLGTFSVGQSSFMVGGMQVGIGSELDGLPMYELSTDTRVIAITRADEPVTLHPRREARLRAGDTVYLVGPYRELLATLRKGQPVQQRAVGGLPEAATG; this is translated from the coding sequence GTGAGAGCGCGCCGGCACATCATCGTCAGCGGTGACGACGCGCTGGCGAACACGATTGTCGAGGAGCTGAACAGCGCCGGCGTCCACATTGTCAAGCTGGCCGCCGACAAGCTCAAAGATGCCGAGCTTTCGCAGGCGATCGCCGTCATCTGCGCCGGCGACGACGACGCGCGAAACCTCGAGATCGCGCTGCTGGCAAGGAAAGCCGACCCGCACGTGCGTGTGGTGGCGAGGCTGGCCAACGACGTCCTGCGCGAAGCGATGACTGCCGCCAACGAGCCCGGCGCGATCCTCGACGTCGCTGATCTGGCTGCGCCTTCGGTCGTCGAGGCCTGTTTGGCGCGCACCGCTCACCCGTTCGAGGTGGCCGGCATGAAGTTCGTCGTCTGGCGGTCCGAGGCACCGCGGGAGGCGACCTTGCGGGAAATCTACGGCGACCTTGCGCCGGTGGCCGTGGTCCGCGGCAAGGACTCGTCCAACCCCGGCGAGCTGGTGGCCTGTCCGGGCCGCGATCTGCGCGTCCACGCCGGCGACCAGACCGCGATGATCGGCACCGCGGACGAGCTGGCCGTCCGCGGCATCAAGGTCCCCCGGCCCACAGCGACGCGTTTCCGCCTGCTGTGGCTTCGCCAGCTGTCCGACGCGGTACGCACTTTCCGTAACGACGTGAACCCGATGTTCTATCGGGCTTTGGCCGCGATGGCGGTCCTGCTCGTCGGATCGACGATTTTGTTGCGCTTTGCCTACCTGCGCCCACCCGGGATGACGTGGCTGGATGCGCTGTACTTCAGCACCGAGACGATCGCGACCGTGGGCTACGGCGACTTCAGCTTCGCCCACCAGCCCACGTGGCTGCGGGTGTTCAGCATCTCGCTGATGTTCGCCGGCGTGACCCTCACCGCGATTCTGGTCGCTTTCCTCGCCGACCTGCTGTTGTCGCGCCGCTTCACCCGTTCGGCCGGACGGATGCGGGTACGCCACCTACGTAACCACGTCATCGTCGTCGGGCTCGGCTCGTTCGGCATCCGGGTGGTCAGGGACTTGACCGCCGCCGGCTACGACGTCGCGGTCATCGAGCTCGACGAAAACAGCCGATACCTGTCATCGGCGGCCGAGCTGGAGGTGCCGGTCATCTTTGGTGATGCGACGTTGCCACAGACACTGGAATCGGCCTGCGTCGCTCACGCCCGCGCGGTGGCGGTGCTCACCCAGGACGACATGGTCAACGTCGAAGCCGGGATCGTGCTGCGGGAAATGCTGGGTGGCCTCAAGGCCAAGGGACGCAGCGTTCCGCTCGTCCTGCGCGTCTACGACCGCACGCTGGGCACCGCGGTGGCCCAGCGGTTCGGCTTCGAAAGTGTGCGCTCGACCGTGGAATTGGCGGCACCGTGGTTCATCGGCGCCGCAATGGGCCTGCAGGTGCTGGGCACCTTTTCGGTGGGGCAAAGTTCCTTCATGGTGGGCGGAATGCAAGTGGGCATCGGCAGCGAACTCGACGGGCTGCCGATGTACGAGTTGTCAACCGATACCCGGGTCATCGCGATCACCAGGGCCGACGAGCCGGTCACCCTGCATCCGCGCCGGGAGGCACGGCTGCGGGCCGGCGACACCGTCTATCTCGTCGGCCCCTACCGCGAGCTGCTGGCGACGCTACGCAAGGGCCAACCCGTGCAGCAGCGCGCGGTCGGTGGCTTGCCCGAGGCGGCGACTGGTTGA
- a CDS encoding LLM class flavin-dependent oxidoreductase, translating to MTMPVMEPDLDAAVLKKWARAIDDGPFSSLCWGERIAFDNPDSLTLLGALAAWTDRVRLVTTVIVPQLHHPVLLAKALATGDVLSGGRLTVGVGIGGRQEDYHAVGADCSTQTMRGMAERVAVMKRVWAGEKITESRRPIGPAPVQAGGPPLLVGTIGPKTLRSAAAWADGLAGTTLDLDVARQNELYDVARTAWAEAGKPKPHLGTSFWFAFGSPDQARAQVHRHLRHYMNWIPAEYVDAMAPMTGWAGGEEQLLAVLRKFDEIGTDEVQLIPTSADVDQLRRATDVVAAL from the coding sequence ATGACCATGCCCGTGATGGAGCCCGACCTCGACGCGGCGGTGCTCAAGAAGTGGGCGCGCGCAATAGACGACGGACCGTTCTCGTCGCTGTGCTGGGGCGAGCGCATCGCGTTCGACAACCCCGACAGCCTGACGCTGCTGGGTGCGCTGGCCGCCTGGACCGACCGGGTCCGGTTGGTGACGACGGTGATCGTGCCCCAATTGCATCACCCGGTGCTGCTGGCCAAAGCCCTGGCCACCGGCGACGTGCTGAGCGGTGGCAGGTTGACGGTGGGAGTCGGGATCGGCGGCCGGCAGGAGGACTACCACGCCGTGGGCGCCGACTGTTCGACGCAGACGATGCGCGGCATGGCCGAACGGGTGGCGGTCATGAAGCGGGTCTGGGCCGGCGAGAAGATCACCGAGTCACGGCGGCCGATCGGCCCGGCGCCGGTGCAGGCCGGCGGCCCGCCGCTGCTCGTCGGGACAATCGGGCCAAAGACCCTTCGCAGCGCCGCCGCATGGGCCGACGGGCTCGCAGGAACAACCCTCGACCTCGACGTCGCCAGGCAGAACGAGCTCTACGACGTTGCTCGCACCGCCTGGGCCGAAGCAGGCAAACCCAAACCACACCTGGGGACGTCGTTCTGGTTCGCCTTCGGGTCGCCGGATCAAGCACGCGCGCAGGTGCATCGTCACCTGCGGCACTACATGAACTGGATCCCGGCCGAATACGTCGATGCCATGGCGCCGATGACCGGCTGGGCGGGTGGTGAGGAGCAACTGCTGGCGGTGCTGCGAAAGTTCGACGAGATCGGCACCGATGAGGTTCAGCTGATCCCGACCAGTGCTGACGTCGATCAGCTTCGTCGCGCCACCGACGTGGTTGCCGCACTGTAG
- a CDS encoding VOC family protein, whose protein sequence is MGFASTSIAHVRLTVTDIERSRRFYESVFSWPVLIEVPDNADDATRRQLGFLFGGVIYDLGGALLGLRPVADDRFDEDRTGLDHIAFRVGSRAELDVAATHLDDLGIRHEPIKDIGPAYILEFRDPDNIALELTAPK, encoded by the coding sequence ATGGGGTTCGCCAGCACGTCGATTGCGCATGTCAGGCTCACGGTCACCGATATCGAGCGATCGCGGCGGTTCTACGAGAGCGTGTTCAGCTGGCCGGTGCTGATCGAAGTTCCCGACAACGCCGACGATGCAACGCGCCGGCAGTTGGGCTTTCTGTTCGGCGGCGTCATCTACGACCTCGGCGGCGCGCTGTTAGGCCTGCGGCCAGTAGCCGACGACCGCTTCGACGAGGATCGCACCGGCCTGGACCACATCGCGTTCCGGGTCGGCAGCAGAGCCGAATTAGACGTTGCTGCTACACATCTCGACGATCTCGGCATCCGGCACGAGCCGATCAAAGACATCGGGCCGGCATACATTCTCGAGTTCCGCGACCCCGACAACATTGCATTGGAACTCACCGCGCCCAAATAG
- a CDS encoding VOC family protein, with translation MGISFNHTIVASHDKRESAEFLTDLFGLPKPVAVGHFMVVPLEHGASLDYADVPADDEIRRQHYAFLVSEEEFDAIYGRIQSRGLAHWADPGATRPGEVNHRDGGRGVYFRDPAGHFLEILTRPYGSGG, from the coding sequence ATGGGCATCAGCTTCAATCACACCATTGTTGCGTCGCACGACAAGCGAGAGTCCGCGGAGTTCCTCACCGACCTGTTCGGCTTGCCCAAGCCGGTTGCGGTCGGCCACTTCATGGTTGTCCCACTCGAACACGGCGCCTCCCTCGATTACGCCGACGTCCCGGCAGACGACGAAATCCGTCGTCAGCACTACGCCTTCCTGGTCTCCGAGGAGGAATTCGACGCCATCTACGGCAGGATCCAATCCCGCGGATTGGCACACTGGGCCGACCCCGGTGCCACCAGGCCCGGCGAGGTCAATCATCGCGATGGCGGGCGTGGGGTGTATTTCCGGGACCCTGCCGGACATTTCCTGGAGATCCTCACCCGGCCGTACGGTTCGGGCGGCTAA
- a CDS encoding Rrf2 family transcriptional regulator: MRMSAKAEYAVRAMVQLATAPTGNLVKTDDLAQAQGIPPQFLVDILTNLRTDRLVRSHRGREGGYELARPGSEISIADVLRCIDGPLASVRDIGLGDLPYSGPTAALTDVWRALRASMRSVLEETTLADVAAGTLPKHVAQLADDYRAQESKRHGSTRSGD, from the coding sequence ATGCGGATGTCGGCCAAGGCTGAGTACGCGGTGCGGGCGATGGTCCAACTCGCCACGGCTCCCACCGGCAACCTGGTCAAGACCGACGATTTGGCCCAGGCTCAGGGCATACCCCCGCAATTTCTCGTCGACATCCTGACCAACCTGCGCACCGACCGCCTGGTGCGCAGCCACCGTGGTCGCGAGGGCGGTTATGAGCTGGCGCGTCCGGGCAGCGAGATCAGCATTGCCGACGTGCTGCGCTGCATCGACGGACCGCTGGCGAGCGTGCGTGATATCGGGCTCGGCGACCTGCCCTACTCGGGACCCACCGCAGCGCTGACCGATGTGTGGCGGGCGCTGCGGGCAAGTATGCGGTCGGTGCTGGAAGAAACCACCCTGGCCGACGTCGCCGCCGGCACGCTACCCAAGCATGTCGCACAACTTGCCGACGACTATCGAGCGCAGGAGAGCAAACGCCACGGGTCAACCCGCAGCGGGGATTAG
- the cysC gene encoding adenylyl-sulfate kinase: MTASTTLLRIATAGSVDDGKSTLIGRLLYDSKAVMEDQWASVEQTSRERGHDYTDLALVTDGLRAEREQGITIDVAYRYFATPKRKFIIADTPGHIQYTRNMVTGASTAQLVIVLVDARHGLLEQSRRHAFLASLLGIQHIVLAVNKMDLIGWDKDKFEAIRDEFHAFAARLDVQDVATIPISALNGDNVVTKSDETPWYEGPALLTHLEEVYIAGDRNLVDVRFPVQYVIRPHTLKHQDHRSYAGTVASGVMRPGDEVVVLPIGKTTRITAIEGPNGPVPEAFPPMAVSVSIADDIDISRGDMIARTHNQPRVAQSFDATVCWMADSSVLEPGRDYIIKHTTRTTRARVTGLDYRLDVNTLHRDKTATALKLNELGRISLRTQMPLLLDEYTRNAATGSFILIDPDTNGTVAAGMVLREVAAHTPSPNTVRHKSLVTANDRPRGRTVWFTGLSGAGKSSVATRVEQKLLESGVPAYVLDGDNLRHGLNADLGFSMADRAENLRRLAHVAVLLADCGHVVLVPAISPLAEHRALARKVHEDAGFDFVEVFCDTPLEDCERRDPKGLYAKARAGEITHFTGIDSPYQRPKNPDLRLTPDCGLDEQAQMLIDLLESEA, encoded by the coding sequence ATGACTGCATCCACCACGCTGTTGCGCATCGCGACCGCCGGATCCGTCGACGACGGCAAGTCGACGTTGATCGGGCGGCTACTCTACGACTCCAAGGCGGTCATGGAAGACCAGTGGGCGTCGGTGGAACAGACGTCGCGGGAACGCGGCCACGACTACACCGACCTGGCTCTGGTCACCGACGGTCTGCGGGCAGAGCGTGAGCAGGGCATCACCATCGATGTCGCCTACCGTTACTTCGCCACGCCCAAGCGAAAATTCATCATCGCCGACACTCCCGGCCACATCCAGTACACGCGCAACATGGTCACCGGCGCGTCGACCGCTCAACTGGTGATTGTGCTGGTCGATGCGCGTCACGGCCTGTTGGAGCAGTCCCGCCGGCACGCTTTCCTGGCCTCGCTGCTGGGCATTCAGCACATTGTGCTCGCGGTCAACAAGATGGACCTGATCGGTTGGGACAAGGACAAGTTCGAGGCGATTCGGGACGAGTTCCACGCCTTCGCCGCCCGCCTGGATGTGCAAGACGTCGCCACGATCCCCATCTCCGCGCTGAACGGCGACAATGTCGTGACCAAGTCCGACGAGACACCGTGGTACGAGGGACCGGCGCTGCTGACCCATCTCGAAGAGGTCTACATCGCGGGTGACCGAAATCTGGTCGACGTGCGGTTCCCGGTTCAGTATGTGATTCGCCCGCATACTCTCAAGCATCAAGATCACCGCAGCTATGCGGGCACCGTGGCCAGTGGGGTAATGCGTCCCGGTGACGAGGTGGTCGTGTTGCCGATTGGTAAGACAACGCGGATCACCGCCATCGAAGGCCCCAACGGTCCAGTGCCGGAAGCGTTTCCGCCGATGGCGGTCTCGGTGAGCATTGCCGACGACATCGACATCTCCCGCGGCGACATGATCGCCCGCACCCACAACCAGCCGAGGGTCGCCCAAAGTTTCGACGCGACGGTGTGCTGGATGGCAGATTCGTCGGTGTTGGAGCCGGGCCGGGACTACATCATCAAGCACACCACCCGAACCACCCGCGCCCGCGTTACCGGGCTCGACTACCGGCTCGACGTCAACACGCTGCACCGCGACAAGACGGCAACCGCCTTGAAGCTCAACGAGCTTGGCCGGATCTCGCTGCGCACCCAGATGCCGCTGCTGCTCGACGAATACACCCGCAACGCCGCCACCGGATCGTTCATCCTCATCGATCCCGACACCAACGGAACCGTCGCGGCGGGCATGGTGTTGCGCGAGGTCGCGGCCCACACGCCCAGCCCCAACACCGTGCGGCACAAGTCGCTGGTGACAGCCAACGACCGGCCGCGGGGACGCACCGTATGGTTCACCGGGTTGTCCGGCGCGGGCAAGTCGTCGGTGGCCACGCGGGTGGAGCAGAAGCTGCTCGAAAGCGGTGTTCCCGCTTACGTTCTCGACGGCGACAACCTGCGGCACGGGTTGAACGCCGACCTGGGATTCAGTATGGCCGATCGCGCCGAAAACCTGCGGCGGCTGGCGCATGTGGCGGTATTGCTCGCCGACTGCGGCCATGTCGTCCTGGTTCCGGCGATCAGCCCCCTGGCTGAGCACCGCGCGTTGGCCCGGAAAGTGCACGAAGACGCCGGGTTTGACTTTGTCGAGGTGTTCTGCGACACGCCGCTCGAAGACTGTGAGCGGCGCGATCCCAAGGGCCTGTACGCCAAAGCGCGCGCGGGGGAGATCACGCACTTCACCGGGATCGACAGTCCGTATCAGCGGCCGAAGAATCCCGACCTGCGGCTCACCCCCGACTGCGGCCTTGACGAGCAGGCGCAGATGCTGATCGACCTGCTGGAGTCTGAGGCCTAA
- a CDS encoding beta-class carbonic anhydrase: protein MTVTDEYLSHNTEYAKTFQGPLPLPPSKHIAIVACMDARIDVYRVLGINEGEAHVIRNAGGVVTDDVIRSLAISQRLLGTQEIILIHHTDCGMLTFTDDDFKRAIQDETGVKPPWAAESFPDVAEDVRQSLRRIENSPFVTKHVSLRGCVFDVATGRLNEVTP from the coding sequence GTGACGGTCACCGACGAATACCTGTCTCACAACACCGAGTACGCAAAAACTTTCCAGGGGCCGCTTCCGCTGCCGCCCAGCAAACACATCGCGATTGTTGCCTGCATGGACGCCCGGATCGACGTCTACCGCGTGCTGGGCATCAACGAGGGCGAGGCCCATGTCATCCGCAATGCCGGCGGAGTGGTCACCGACGATGTGATCCGCTCGCTGGCCATCAGCCAGCGGCTGCTGGGTACCCAGGAGATCATCCTCATCCACCACACCGATTGCGGGATGCTCACCTTCACCGACGACGACTTCAAGCGCGCCATCCAGGACGAGACCGGCGTAAAACCCCCGTGGGCGGCCGAGTCATTCCCTGACGTCGCCGAGGACGTGCGCCAGTCGTTGCGCCGCATCGAGAACAGCCCCTTCGTCACCAAACACGTCTCCCTGCGAGGGTGCGTCTTCGACGTCGCCACCGGCAGGCTCAACGAAGTGACGCCGTAG